From Halichoerus grypus chromosome 6, mHalGry1.hap1.1, whole genome shotgun sequence, one genomic window encodes:
- the ACBD7 gene encoding acyl-CoA-binding domain-containing protein 7, which translates to MSSLQADFDRIAEDVRKLKTRPDDEELKELYGLYKQSVVGDINIECPGMLDLKGKAKWEAWNLQKGRLKEDAMSAYISKAKKLIEKYGI; encoded by the exons GCTGATTTTGATAGGATTGCAGAAGATGTGAGGAAGCTGAAAACAAGACCAGATGATGAAGAACTGAAAGAACTCTATGGGCTCTACAAACAATCTGTAGTTGGAGACATTAATAttg AGTGTCCAGGAATGTTAGATTTAAAAGGCAAGGCTAAATGGGAAGCATGGAACCTCCAAAAAG ggcGGTTGAAGGAAGATGCCATGAGTGCCTATATTTCTAAAGCAAAAAAGCTGATAGAAAAATATGGAATTTAA